The genomic stretch TTGCCCAGTGTTCGACCCACGGGTTTGATTCGCTTTCTGGCTCCGGGTGCTCACCCGCATCAATCAGCAGCATCTCGCCGACGCGCTGGGCGCTCTGCTCCTGCAGGAGCGCATCGAACTGCTTGCCGCCGCCGCAGAAGTTGGCGTAAGAGCTGTCGCCCAGAGCAATGATGCCGTAGTGTACGTCCGGCTGATAGCCAAGCTGGTCTTTAATGCCCTGGAACAGCGGCACGATGCTGTCCGGCAGATCGCCCTGCCCGGTGGTGGAGGTCACCACCAGAATGTACTTATCTTTATACTTTTCCCAGTCTGCCAGCTCCGGGTCTTCATAGACCGTGGCTTTATGGCCCTGGCTGGCGAGTATTGCCTCAGCCTCTTCCGCTACCAGCAGCGAGTTGCCGTACATTGTGCCGACAAAAATGCCTACTTCAGCCATGCTATTTTCCCATATTGAATGCGCTTACTCTTCATCCTGAACGTTGCCCGGTACAAACTCAACCCTTTCATTTTCGGGGAGTTGTCCCAGCCAGCCAAACTGTGACAGCGCTTGCATCCAGACGTCGTCCAGCCCCGCACGGATAGTCAGCGGCTCGCCGGTAAACGGGTGCGTCAGGCTCAGCTCGCTGGCGTGTAACATCAGACGATGGCAGCCAAAGTGTTCGGCCGCGCTGCGGTTCTGGCGTAAATCACCGTGTTTGCTGTCGCCAATAATCGGGTGGCGCAGGTGCGCAAGATGGCGTCGCAGCTGGTGCTTACGCCCGGTTTTAGGCAGAAGCTCAACCAGGCTGTAGCGTGTGGTCGGGAATTTGCTGGTTGCCACCGGCATTTCGGTCGTCGCCATGCCGCGATAGTCCGTCACCGCGGGCTGCGGACCTTTGTCATCGCGGGCAAATTTATCGGCGATTTTGTCCAGTTCCTCCACCAGCGGATAGTCCAGCGTGGCGGCTTCCGTCAGCCAGCCGCGCACGATCGCGTGGTAGCGCTTTTGCATCTGATGCTGTTCAAACTGCTGTGATAGCAGACGCCCCGCCTCGCTGGAAAGCCCCATCAGCAGCACGCCGGAGGTCGGCCTGTCGAGACGATGGGCGGTAAAAACATGCTGACCAATCTGGTCGCGAACGGTCTGCATCACCACCACTTTCTCATCGCGATCGAGCCAGCTGCGGTGCACCAGCCAGCCTGACGGTTTATTCACCGCCACCAGCCACTCGTCCTGATAGAGGATCTCAAGCGTCATGCATCTTCACCGGCGAACAGGGCATCCAGTTTTTCCAGTTCGACCAGCATCACGTCGCGCGCAGGGTGCGTCGCCTCGAGCGCCATTTCATAGTAGGGAGAGACAGCAAACGCCTGCGGCAGCGGGTGACCGCCCTCAAGCAGGGCGTGCATGCGCGGGATTAACACCCACTGCAGCCACTCAAACGGGGCCAGCGTATCCAGGCAGAAGGGCTGAGTGCTCGCGAACGCTTCAGGCTGCGGCGCGGTCTCCTGCCACAGCTGATGTTGGCGCAAAAGGGCTTCGATGGCGTGCAACTGAGCACGAACGCTATCGTGTTGCGTCATAGTAACCTCAACTGAAAAAGTGAACGGCGCGCAGCATAGCATTGCGGAAGGCAGAAATAAAAAAAGGGAGCACTGTAAAAACAGTGCTCCCGGTTCGTTTCGCAGCATTCCAGCTACAATTCGTGCTCCCTGCTCATCCGTGACAACTTTTCCTGAAGCCCGAAGGCCTGGTCATCCGTAAGCCAATACATCCTGCACACATCTTCCTGACGTGTTTGTTTCATCCTGAAACGTCCTGGCCTTCCTGACCCACCAGCCATCCTGACCGGCTCTCGTTCTCCTTCCTGGAGGTGTCCCTTACGCATCCTGCGTTATCCACTTCGCTTCATCCTGAAGCCTTCCTGCAGCGCCATCCTGACGATTCCTGTTTGAGAAACGCCATCATCCTGATGTTCGTTTGTCGTGTCGGCATCCTGTCGACAGAAATAGAATCCGCTATTCCGCTTCGTCTTACAACCCACCCTTTCTGGGTTGTAAGCCGTAAGAAATCCCTGGAAACAATACAATGAACGAGTAATTCGTTGAAAAATAGAGTGATATTAATCTGAATAAAATGAGGTAATACTGAATCTTCAGCGATCTCTCACAAACGTTGTAAGAGATCTCTCACACGCGCTATAGCATCATGGATTACAGAAGTGGCTCAAGTCGGGTGAGGAAATCCGCAAGAGAGGGGGCGAGAGTCTCGCGATTGCGGGTGCCGATAGTCTCTTTAACCACTTCACCTGACAGGTTACAGACGGAGATAACGTCCAGTTCGCTGTCCAGCGTGGCAATAAAGAGCGTAGGAGAAAGCTTAAGGCGTTTTTGCGTGACCAGATGACCAATCAGGTTTTCCTGAACGCGCTGCAGATCTTCTTCGCTCCAGGTCTGCAACAGCGTCAGCTTAATATCAGCAAAGCGTGCGGGCATATCCCCTGCGAACTGCGTGGTATAAAACGCATGAACCGCTGGTTGTACCACAATGTCCATTGCCCGTTCAACCGCATTTACATTTTGCTCGCCGTCGAAAGGTTTTGGCTGCCAGATAACATGATCGTCGACTGAAGAGATAATGCACGGCGAAGGTACGCCATACAAATCAGCATTTTGCGGCCATGTCTGGTGCTTTTCATGCCATGCGTCGCAATAGCGGGTCGTGAAGGTAGTGAGGGCATTTGCAGTTTCGATGTCCACCGATTTCTCTCTTCTTGTCAGACAGGATAAACTCAGGCCATAAGTGTACCTGTAAAGTGGCTATGAAACATGTCTTACGAAAATCATCAGGCGTTAACCGGCTTAACGCTGGGTAAATCGACCGATTACCGCGATACCTACGATGCAAGCCTGCTGCAGGGCGTGCCGCGCAGCCTGAACCGCGATCCTCTGGGCCTGCATGCGGATGCCTTGCCGTTTGTCGGCGGTGACATCTGGACGCTGTACGAACTCTCCTGGCTCAACGCGCGCGGCCTGCCGCAGGTGGCAGTGGGCCACGTTGAGCTGGATTACGCCAGCGTGAATCTCGTCGAGTCCAAAAGCTTTAAGCTCTATCTCAACAGCTTTAACCAGACAAAATTCAACAGCTGGGAAGACGTTCAGCACACCCTGGAACGTGATTTAAGCGCCTGCGCGAAGGGAAAGGTAAGCGTTTCACTGTATCGCCTGCACGAGCTGGAGGGGCTGCCAGTCGCCCACTTCAACGGGACCTGCATCGACGATCAGGATATTGAGGTGGAGAATTATGAATTCAGCGCCGATTACCTCGAAAACGCCGCGAGCGGAAAGGTGGTCGAAGAGACGCTGGTCAGCCACCTGCTGAAATCCAACTGCCTGATCACCCACCAGCCGGACTGGGGCTCGGTGCAGATCCAGTACCGCGGCCCGAAAATTGACCAGGAAAAATTGCTGCGCTACCTGGTGTCGTTCCGCCATCACAACGAATTTCACGAGCAGTGCGTGGAGCGTATCTTTAGCGATATTCAGAGTTTCTGCCAGCCAGAAAAACTGAGCGTTTACGCGCGCTACACCCGCCGTGGCGGTCTGGACATCAACCCATGGCGCACCAACACCGATTTTGTGCCAGCAACGGGACGGCTGGTGCGTCAGTAATATAAATATTTTCACAATATGCGCGGTATCTTCCGCGCTTTAGGTTGTGAAACGTCACGCGCCAGGGCTATTGTAATCAACAGGGAAAGACGATAATCGTCCCGTAAGGAGCTCACTTGATTACACATATTAGCCCGCTTGGCTCAATGGATATGTTGTCGCAGCTGGAAGTGGACATGCTTAAGCGCACGGCCAGCAGCGATCTTTATCAACTGTTTCGTAACTGTTCACTTGCCGTACTGAACTCCGGAAGCCTGACAGATAACAGTAAAGAACTGCTGTCCCGCTTCGAAAGCTTTGATATCAATGTGCTGCGCCGCGAGCGTGGCGTGAAGCTTGAAGTCATCAACCCGCCGGAAGAGGCCTTTGTCGACGGGCGCATTATTCGTTCACTTCAGGCGAACCTGTTTGCCGTGCTGCGTGACATCCTGTTTGTTAACGGGCAGATCCACAACGCAGGCCGTTTCCAGCATCTCGACCTGGAAAGCTCGGTCCATATCACCAACCTGGTGTTCTCCATTTTGCGTAACGCCCGTGCCCTGCACGTTGGCGAAGCGCCGAACATGGTTGTCTGCTGGGGCGGCCACTCCATTAACGAAACCGAATACCTTTATGCGCGTCGGGTGGGCACCCAGCTCGGCCTGCGCGAGCTGAATATCTGTACCGGCTGCGGTCCAGGTGCGATGGAAGCGCCAATGAAAGGTGCGGCGGTTGGGCATGCGCAACAGCGTTATAAAGAGGGGCGGTTTATCGGCATGACCGAGCCGTCAATCATTGCCGCTGAGCCGCCTAACCCGCTGGTTAACGAGCTGATTATCATGCCGGATATCGAGAAACGTCTTGAAGCGTTTGTCCGTATCGCCCACGGCATTATCATTTTCCCGGGCGGCGTGGGGACAGCGGAAGAGCTGCTCTATCTGCTGGGTATTCTGATGAACCCGGCCAACAAAGATCAGGTTCTGCCGCTGATCCTTACCGGGCCAAAAGAGAGCGCCGACTACTTCCGCGTGCTGGACGAGTTTATCGTACACACGCTGGGCGAAGCCGCGCGCCGTCACTATCGCATCATCATTGACGATGCCGCGGAAGTGGCGCGCCAGATGAAAAAGGCGATGCCGCTGGTTAAGGAAAACCGTCGCGATACCGGCGATGCGTACAGCTTTAACTGGTCAATCCGTATTGCGCCGGACCTGCAGATCCCGTTCGAGCCAACGCATGAAAATATGGCGAACCTGAAACTCTACCCGGACCAGCCGGTGGAAGTCCTGGCTGCCGATCTGCGTCGTGCCTTCTCCGGGATTGTGGCGGGCAACGTCAAAGAGATGGGCATCCGCGCCATTGAACAGTACGGTCCGTACAAAATCCACGGCGACCCGGAGATGATGCGCCGCATGGACGACATGCTGCAGGGCTTTGTCGCTCAGCACCGTATGAAGCTGCCGGGCTCAGCCTATATCCCTTGCTACGAAATCTGCACATAACGCGCATTAGCATCTCATAAAAGCCGGGTCGCCCTGTCATGCGTCCCGGCTTTTTTATTAATGAGGCAATTCATACGCATCACTTATGTCTTTTACAAACTACGCGCAAAAGCAAACGATTACCTTATTTTTTCAACCGTAAATTATCAGCCTTAATCCAAATTACCTGCCAGAAAATACTAAAAACCCATTTCTTTACAGCTAAAGACACCTATATCACGGGTCAGTCTTTCAGCTCACATGTCGTTGGTGGTAGCCTTCGCGCCCGTAAATTCTCTTTGACGTTTTTTTAACAGAGAAATGGTCTAAAGATGCCCACTTCATAAGTGGATTATTGCATTTGGGATCAGGATCACTGATAGATTCATAACTAGAATGTATCTTTCCGCCCGCCAATAGTTACGGGCAAAAATTATTAAAAAACCGTCACTGAACGAATTTCATATTACCGTCAGGCACTTTTTCATCGGATTTGACTAAAAACCTGACAATTTGCTTCCTCCAGGAGATACAGATGGAAACCACTCAAACCAGCACCGTTGCTTCGATTGAATCCCGAAGTGGTTGGCGCAAAACGGATACCATGTGGATGCTTGGCCTTTATGGCACAGCAATCGGCGCTGGTGTACTGTTCCTTCCTATCAACGCAGGCGTCGGCGGTCTGATCCCGCTGATCATTATGGCTATCATTGCTTTCCCGATGACCTTCTTTGCACACCGCGGTCTGACCCGCTTCGTGCTGTCCGGTAAAAACCCGGGCGAAGACATCACTGAAGTTGTTGAAGAGCATTTCGGCGTGGGCGCAGGTAAACTGATTACCCTGCTCTACTTCTTCGCGATTTACCCTATTCTGCTGGTCTACAGCGTGGCAATCACCAACACCGTTGAAAGCTTCATGATGCACCAGCTGCACATGACCCCGCCGCCGCGTGCCATTCTGTCTCTGATCCTGATCGTGGGCATGATGACCATCGTTCGCTTCGGTGAGCAGATGATTGTGAAAGCAATGAGCGTACTGGTCTTCCCGTTCGTTATTGCTCTGATGGTACTGGCTTGCTACCTGATCCCACAGTGGAACGGTGCAGCGCTGGAAACCCTGTCCCTGAGCAGCGCAACGGCAACCGGTAACGGCCTGCTGATGACCCTCTGGCTGGCGATTCCGGTGATGGTGTTCTCTTTCAACCACTCTCCAATCATCTCTTCTTTCGCCGTTGCGAAACGTGAAGAGTACGGTAATGGCGCAGAGAAGAAGTGCTCCAGCATCCTGGCGCGCGCTCACATCATGATGGTACTGACCGTAATGTTCTTCGTCTTCAGCTGCGTACTGAGCCTCTCCCCGGCGGATCTGGCGGCAGCGAAAGAGCAGAACATCTCTATTCTGTCTTACCTGGCGAACCACTTTAACGCACCGGTCATTGCGTGGATGGCACCAATCATCGCGATTATCGCCATCACCAAATCCTTCCTGGGCCACTACCTCGGCGCGCGCGAAGGCTTCAACGGTATGGTGATTAAATCTCTGCGCGGTAAAGGCAAGAGCATTGAAATCAACAAGCTGAACAAAATCACTGCGCTGTTCATGCTGCTCACCACCTGGGCGGTAGCGACCCTGAACCCAAGCATCCTGGGCATGATTGAAACCCTGGGCGGCCCGGTCATCGCGATGATTCTGTTCCTGATGCCGATGTACGCAATTCAGAAAGTCCCTGCTATGCGCAAGTACAGCGGTCATGTGAGCAACATCTTTGTGGTTATCATGGGTCTTATCGCAATCTCTGCGATCTTCTACTCCCTGTACACCATGTTCTGATTATCACCCGCGCCGTCTTCGGACGGCGCACTCCTCCCTCTCTGACTGAAAGCAATGGACGCATCATGATTAGCGTATTCGATATCTTCAAAATCGGTATTGGTCCTTCCAGCTCTCACACCGTCGGACCAATGAAAGCCGGTAAGCAGTTCACGGATGACTTGATTGCACGCGGCATCTTGCATGACATTACCCGCGTGGTTGTCGATGTATACGGCTCGCTTTCCCTTACCGGGAAAGGCCACCATACCGATATCGCCATTATCATGGGCCTGGCGGGAAATCTGCCGGATACCGTTGATATTGATGCGATCCCTGGCTTCATCCAGGATGTGAACACCCACGGTCGCCTGCTGCTGGCGAACGGTGAGCATGAGGTTGAATTCCCGGTTGACCACTGCATGAATTTCCATGCGGACAACCTGTCGCTGCACGAAAACGGCATGCGCATTACCGCGCTGGCCGGCGAC from Enterobacter dykesii encodes the following:
- a CDS encoding YqcC family protein, whose translation is MTQHDSVRAQLHAIEALLRQHQLWQETAPQPEAFASTQPFCLDTLAPFEWLQWVLIPRMHALLEGGHPLPQAFAVSPYYEMALEATHPARDVMLVELEKLDALFAGEDA
- the ppnN gene encoding nucleotide 5'-monophosphate nucleosidase PpnN yields the protein MITHISPLGSMDMLSQLEVDMLKRTASSDLYQLFRNCSLAVLNSGSLTDNSKELLSRFESFDINVLRRERGVKLEVINPPEEAFVDGRIIRSLQANLFAVLRDILFVNGQIHNAGRFQHLDLESSVHITNLVFSILRNARALHVGEAPNMVVCWGGHSINETEYLYARRVGTQLGLRELNICTGCGPGAMEAPMKGAAVGHAQQRYKEGRFIGMTEPSIIAAEPPNPLVNELIIMPDIEKRLEAFVRIAHGIIIFPGGVGTAEELLYLLGILMNPANKDQVLPLILTGPKESADYFRVLDEFIVHTLGEAARRHYRIIIDDAAEVARQMKKAMPLVKENRRDTGDAYSFNWSIRIAPDLQIPFEPTHENMANLKLYPDQPVEVLAADLRRAFSGIVAGNVKEMGIRAIEQYGPYKIHGDPEMMRRMDDMLQGFVAQHRMKLPGSAYIPCYEICT
- a CDS encoding HAAAP family serine/threonine permease codes for the protein METTQTSTVASIESRSGWRKTDTMWMLGLYGTAIGAGVLFLPINAGVGGLIPLIIMAIIAFPMTFFAHRGLTRFVLSGKNPGEDITEVVEEHFGVGAGKLITLLYFFAIYPILLVYSVAITNTVESFMMHQLHMTPPPRAILSLILIVGMMTIVRFGEQMIVKAMSVLVFPFVIALMVLACYLIPQWNGAALETLSLSSATATGNGLLMTLWLAIPVMVFSFNHSPIISSFAVAKREEYGNGAEKKCSSILARAHIMMVLTVMFFVFSCVLSLSPADLAAAKEQNISILSYLANHFNAPVIAWMAPIIAIIAITKSFLGHYLGAREGFNGMVIKSLRGKGKSIEINKLNKITALFMLLTTWAVATLNPSILGMIETLGGPVIAMILFLMPMYAIQKVPAMRKYSGHVSNIFVVIMGLIAISAIFYSLYTMF
- the truC gene encoding tRNA pseudouridine(65) synthase TruC translates to MTLEILYQDEWLVAVNKPSGWLVHRSWLDRDEKVVVMQTVRDQIGQHVFTAHRLDRPTSGVLLMGLSSEAGRLLSQQFEQHQMQKRYHAIVRGWLTEAATLDYPLVEELDKIADKFARDDKGPQPAVTDYRGMATTEMPVATSKFPTTRYSLVELLPKTGRKHQLRRHLAHLRHPIIGDSKHGDLRQNRSAAEHFGCHRLMLHASELSLTHPFTGEPLTIRAGLDDVWMQALSQFGWLGQLPENERVEFVPGNVQDEE
- the queF gene encoding NADPH-dependent 7-cyano-7-deazaguanine reductase QueF (Catalyzes the NADPH-dependent reduction of 7-cyano-7-deazaguanine (preQ0) to 7-aminomethyl-7-deazaguanine (preQ1) in queuosine biosynthesis); the protein is MSYENHQALTGLTLGKSTDYRDTYDASLLQGVPRSLNRDPLGLHADALPFVGGDIWTLYELSWLNARGLPQVAVGHVELDYASVNLVESKSFKLYLNSFNQTKFNSWEDVQHTLERDLSACAKGKVSVSLYRLHELEGLPVAHFNGTCIDDQDIEVENYEFSADYLENAASGKVVEETLVSHLLKSNCLITHQPDWGSVQIQYRGPKIDQEKLLRYLVSFRHHNEFHEQCVERIFSDIQSFCQPEKLSVYARYTRRGGLDINPWRTNTDFVPATGRLVRQ
- a CDS encoding flavodoxin, whose protein sequence is MAEVGIFVGTMYGNSLLVAEEAEAILASQGHKATVYEDPELADWEKYKDKYILVVTSTTGQGDLPDSIVPLFQGIKDQLGYQPDVHYGIIALGDSSYANFCGGGKQFDALLQEQSAQRVGEMLLIDAGEHPEPESESNPWVEHWATLLK
- the syd gene encoding SecY-interacting protein, which gives rise to MDIETANALTTFTTRYCDAWHEKHQTWPQNADLYGVPSPCIISSVDDHVIWQPKPFDGEQNVNAVERAMDIVVQPAVHAFYTTQFAGDMPARFADIKLTLLQTWSEEDLQRVQENLIGHLVTQKRLKLSPTLFIATLDSELDVISVCNLSGEVVKETIGTRNRETLAPSLADFLTRLEPLL